Sequence from the uncultured Bacteroides sp. genome:
AATCACCGATATGACCTAATACAATACCTGTTACATCTAACTTACCATTGCCTTCAGACTCTGCAGCAGAGGCCGACAACACAGGCATCAACATAAACAGTAATAGCCAGGTCAATTTTCTTATGTTATACTTTAAGCTTTTCATTCGTCTTTTTTCTTTTTAAACTCTTTTCAAAATCAAAATAAAACTTTGATTCCAATATTAGATAGGCCATATAGAAGAGTCCAATAGTAATCACAAATACTCTGTCATACTCGTCAATCAGCACTATGTAAAGTATCATAAGAATTACCGTAAAGATAATTTTTGATACCTTGATTATTAAATAGATATTCAATAATTTAGTATTCGTTTCCTTATTAATCCTCCTTAGTACTTCCCCAAAGGCAAGTCCCATTCCGTAATAAAATAATGGTATACCTATATACCAGCCAAATATCCTTGTTGGAACTATATTGTATACAATAATCCCGCCGATAAGGCTAATTATACTCATTACTACGGTTAGTACTACAAGGAACCTTTTCCGTAATGCTTTCATGAATTTCGAGATTTAGATTTAAGTTTGTGATTTTCTATTTTTCCACGCAAACAGAAACAACGTTCTGCTTGACTTCTACAAATCCTCCTTTAATGGACAGTTCCTTTTCTTCTCCCTCATAAGGTTTTATCCTTATAGTTCCCTCCTTTAAGGAAGAAACTAGCGGGGCATGGTCTTGTAGTACTGTAAACCTTCCGAGCGTACCCGGCAAGGTTACAACGTCTACTTCACCAATGTATAGGGACCGTTCCGGTGATAATATTTCTAATTTCATAATATTATTATTTACTAGTACACCGTAACTGAATATGGCTATTATTTTGCTTGATCCAACAGCTTCTTTCCTTTTTCAATGGCTTCTTCAATTGTACCCACATTCAGGAAAGATGATTCCGGAAGGTAATCTACGTCACCATCCATAATCATATTAAATCCTTTAATTGTGTCTTCGATAGAAACCATCACACCCTTAACACCTGTAAACTGTTCTGCCACTGTAAATGGCTGAGACAAGAAACGCTGCACACGACGAGCACGGTTTACTGTCTGACGGTCTTCGTCTGATAGCTCTTCCATACCAAGGATAGCAATAATATCCTGTAGTTCTTTATTACGTTGAAGAATCTGTTTTACTCGTTGAGCTGTATCATAATGTTCCTGACCAACTACAAGTGGATCCAATATACGAGAAGTAGATTCCAATGGATCTACAGCCGGATAAATACCAAGCTCAGTAATCTTACGGCTAAGTACGGTAGTTGCATCCAAGTGAGAGAAAGTAGTTGCCGGAGCAGGGTCGGTCAAGTCATCAGCAGGCACATAAACAGCCTGAACAGAAGTGATAGAACCATTCTTTGTAGAAGTAATACGTTCCTGCATCACACCCATTTCAGTAGCCAATGTAGGTTGGTATCCTACAGCAGAAGGCATACGTCCCAACAAAGCAGATACCTCAGAACCAGCCTGAGTAAAACGGAAAATATTATCGATAAATAACAATATATCTTTTTGAACTCCATCAGCAGCACCTGAATCACGGAAAGACTCAGCAACCGTTAATCCGGAAAGAGCAACAGAAGCACGTGCACCAGGAGGTTCATTCATCTGACCATACACCAATGTAGCCTGAGACTTAGCCATCTCTTCTTTATCAACTAAAGATAGATCCCAATTGCCTTCGGCCATTGATTTTTTAAACTCTTCACCATAGCGAATAACACCAGACTCGATCATTTCACGAAGCAAGTCATTACCTTCACGTGTACGTTCACCAACACCGGCAAATACAGAGAAACCATTTCCTTTCTTGGCAATGTTATTGATCAACTCCATGATAAGTACGGTTTTACCTACACCGGCACCACCAAACAAACCAATCTTACCACCTTTAGCATAAGGTTCCAAAAGGTCAATAACCTTGATTCCGGTGAATAATACTTCTCTGGAAGTTGTTAATTCATCAAATTTAGGAGGTTCGCGATGAATAGGATACGAACCAGTCATATCCAGTTTTTCCATACCATCAACAGCCTCTCCAATTACGTTCATCAAGCGTCCTTTCACCTGATCTCCAACAGGCATTGTGATTGGTTTTCCCAAAGATACTGCTTCCAGACCTCTTTGTAATCCATCCGTACTATCCATAGCAACCGAACGAACTGTATTTTCACCAATATGCTGTTGAACTTCAACGATAAGCGTCTTACCATTGGAACGCTTAATTTCCATAGCATCGTGAATGCTTGGCAACTGTATCTTTTCACCCATACTCTCAAAGAACACATCCACTACCGGACCGATTACTTGTGAGATATGCCCTACAATTTGTGACATAAGCTATTGTTTTATATTTTTTAGTTATTTTTCTCTCTTTAAAGCTGTAATTTCTGATTCACAAAGATAAGAACAAAATGCAACTCGCAAATTCTTTTAGCTAATTTTTAATTCATGCAACACTATTTTTCTTTTTATTTCCTTACATAAGAAGTTTCAAGAAGCAGTATATCAGAATTTTAATACATTATTTATATAAAAAAAGAAGCAGCTATCAATGATTACTAAATCAAAAAACAGCGGCTTCTTTTGTGCTAAAAAAGGGTCGATAACCACTAAGTAGTTATGGTATATATGCGATGATCCCAATAAGGCAAGGATAACGTAGGAAACAAAAAGATAGCGAGTATAAGACTTATTACCCAAAGAATTACCAATGCTAGTTTTACACCAGACGACATTGGTTTCCAATCAAGAAGATGACGGAATATTGAATATACGATACTGGCCAAGGGAATACCCACTAAAACAATACCTGTAATACATGCTGCAACTACATTGACAGGAGATGTAGAAATTGTGCCCCAATCAACCAACGGAAGCCAGCTGACAAATGCCGCTCCACCACCTAAAACAATTGAAATTGCAGCAACTATTAAGGCAAATAGAACAATGATCAACACAAACAGCACCGGACAAAACAAAATAGCCAGCAACACAAGCAATACTTTTA
This genomic interval carries:
- the atpC gene encoding ATP synthase F1 subunit epsilon; translation: MKLEILSPERSLYIGEVDVVTLPGTLGRFTVLQDHAPLVSSLKEGTIRIKPYEGEEKELSIKGGFVEVKQNVVSVCVEK
- the atpD gene encoding F0F1 ATP synthase subunit beta, whose amino-acid sequence is MSQIVGHISQVIGPVVDVFFESMGEKIQLPSIHDAMEIKRSNGKTLIVEVQQHIGENTVRSVAMDSTDGLQRGLEAVSLGKPITMPVGDQVKGRLMNVIGEAVDGMEKLDMTGSYPIHREPPKFDELTTSREVLFTGIKVIDLLEPYAKGGKIGLFGGAGVGKTVLIMELINNIAKKGNGFSVFAGVGERTREGNDLLREMIESGVIRYGEEFKKSMAEGNWDLSLVDKEEMAKSQATLVYGQMNEPPGARASVALSGLTVAESFRDSGAADGVQKDILLFIDNIFRFTQAGSEVSALLGRMPSAVGYQPTLATEMGVMQERITSTKNGSITSVQAVYVPADDLTDPAPATTFSHLDATTVLSRKITELGIYPAVDPLESTSRILDPLVVGQEHYDTAQRVKQILQRNKELQDIIAILGMEELSDEDRQTVNRARRVQRFLSQPFTVAEQFTGVKGVMVSIEDTIKGFNMIMDGDVDYLPESSFLNVGTIEEAIEKGKKLLDQAK